A genomic window from Silene latifolia isolate original U9 population chromosome Y, ASM4854445v1, whole genome shotgun sequence includes:
- the LOC141631465 gene encoding secreted RxLR effector protein 161-like yields the protein MVKCNSNDVPIQKGDKFSLSMCPKTELERNAMKNFPYAYMVGSLMYAQVCTRPDISFAVGMLGRYQSNPGMGHWSAAKKVLRYLKGTMNKMLTYRHTYQLEVIGYADSDFGGCVDSRKSTFGYVFALAGGEISWKSAK from the coding sequence ATGGTAAAATGTAATTCCAATGATGTTCCTATTCAGAAAGGGGATAAGTTCAGCTTGAGTATGTGTCCTAAGACTGAACTAGAACGAAATGCCATGAAAAACTTTCCTTATGCATATATGGTTGGAAGCTTAATGTATGCACAAGTCTGTACAAGACCTGACATAAGTTTTGCAGTGGGTATGTTGGGTCGATATCAGTCCAATCCTGGAATGGGTCATTGGAGCGCGGCTAAGAAAGTTTTAAGGTACTTAAAGGGAACAATGAACAAAATGCTCACTTATAGACATACTTATCAGCTTGAGGTTATTGGATATGCTGACTCAGATTTTGGAGGGTGTGTGGACTCAAGGAAAAGCACTTTTGGTTATGTGTTTGCTTTGGCTGGGGGAGAAATCTCCTGGAAGAGTGCTAAATAA